The Caretta caretta isolate rCarCar2 chromosome 15, rCarCar1.hap1, whole genome shotgun sequence genome window below encodes:
- the TBX3 gene encoding T-box transcription factor TBX3, whose amino-acid sequence MSIPMRDPVIPGTSMAYHPFLPHRAPDFAMSAVLGHQPPFFPALALPPNGAAALSLPGALAKPIMDQLVGAAETGIPFSSLGHQAAAHLRPLKTLEPEEEVEDDPKVHLEAKELWEQFHKRGTEMVITKSGRRMFPPFKVRCTGLDKKAKYILLMDIVAADDCRYKFHNSRWMVAGKADPEMPKRMYIHPDSPATGEQWMSKVVTFHKLKLTNNISDKHGFTILNSMHKYQPRFHIVRANDILKLPYSTFRTYVFPETEFIAVTAYQNDKITQLKIDNNPFAKGFRDTGNGRREKRKQLTLQSMRAYDERQKKENGTSDESSSEQTAFKCFAQSSSPAVSAVGTSNLKDLCPSEGESDAESKDEQPLPEASDSGKISTTTAAAEDPREKGGSPAKAPFFSTDSAAGKSREGPSRTEKAPPDSRHSPATISSSTRGLGSEELKSPRRDAPKVDESRLLSKEPFAPLTVQTDSPAPLSQGPLQNLAFPHGLAGQQFFNPLGSGHPLLLHPSQFAMGGAFSSMAAGMGPLLATVSGASAGVSGLESTVMATAAAQGLSGASAAALPFHLQQHVLASQGLAMSPFGSLFPYPYTYMAAAAAASSAAGSSVHRHPFLSAVRPRLRYSPYSLPVPLPDGSSLLTTALPTVASSTGEGKAGNMAASPASVALDSGSELNSRSSTLSSGSVSLSPKLCSEKEATSELQNIQRLVSGLESKQDRSRSGSP is encoded by the exons ATGAGTATACCGATGAGAGATCCAGTAATCCCTGGGACAAGCATGGCTTATCATCCCTTTTTACCTCACCGAGCACCGGACTTTGCCATGAGCGCAGTACTGGGACACCAACCTCCATTCTTCCCGGCGCTTGCTTTGCCTCCCAATGGGGCGGCTGCCCTCTCCCTTCCCGGGGCTCTGGCCAAACCGATTATGGATCAATTAGTCGGGGCGGCTGAGACTGGCATTCCCTTTTCTTCCCTGGGTCACCAGGCGGCAGCTCATCTGAGGCCTCTAAAAACCCTGGAGCCAGAGGAAGAGGTGGAAGATGACCCCAAAGTGCATCTGGAAGCCAAAGAACTTTGGGAACAATTTCACAAAAGGGGCACAGAAATGGTGATCACTAAATCAGGAAG GAGAATGTTTCCTCCATTTAAAGTGAGATGCACTGGGCTGGATAAAAAGGCCAAGTACATTTTATTGATGGATATTGTGGCGGCTGATGATTGTAGATATAAATTCCATAATTCCCGGTGGATGGTAGCCGGCAAAGCTGATCCTGAAATGCCAAAGAGAATGTACATCCACCCGGACAGTCCGGCTACGGGAGAACAATGGATGTCCAAAGTCGTCACTTTCCACAAACTTAAACTGACTAACAATATTTCTGACAAGCATGGATTT ACAATTTTAAACTCCATGCACAAATACCAACCGAGGTTCCATATTGTCCGAGCCAACGACATACTCAAGCTGCCCTACAGTACATTCAGGACCTATGTATTTCCTGAAACTGAATTCATCGCTGTGACCGCATACCAGAACGATAAG ATAACCCAATTAAAAATTGACAACAATCCCTTTGCCAAAGGTTTTCGCGACACCGGGaatggaaggagggagaaaag AAAGCAGCTGACCTTGCAGTCCATGAGAGCTTATGACGAGAGGCAGAAGAAGGAGAACGGGACCTCTGATGAGTCCTCTAGCGAGCAGACCGCCTTTAAGTGCTTCGCTCAGTCCTCGTCCCCCGCCGTCTCTGCGGTGGGCACATCCAATCTGAAAG ACCTGTGCCCCAGCGAGGGGGAGAGCGACGCCGAGAGCAAAGATGAGCAGCCCCTGCCGGAGGCCAGTGACTCTGGCAAGATCAGCACCACCACGGCGGCGGCGGAAGATCCCCGGGAGAAGGGCGGCAGCCCGGCCAAAGCGCCCTTCTTCTCCACCGACTCGGCGGCCGGCAAGAGCAGGGAAGGCCCCAGCCGGACTGAGAAAGCCCCTCCTGATTCCAGGCACAGCCCAGCCACGATCTCCTCCAGCACCAGAGGCCTGGGCAGCGAGGAACTCAAAAGCCCCCGCAGGGACGCCCCGAAGGTGGATGAGTCCCGGCTGCTGAGCAAGGAGCCCTTCGCCCCGCTCACGGTTCAGACGGACAGCCCGGCGCCTCTGAGCCAGGGGCCGCTGCAGAACCTGGCCTTCCCCCACGGCTTGGCGGGCCAGCAGTTCTTCAACCCCTTGGGCAGCGGGCACccgctcctcctgcaccccagtcaGTTCGCCATGGGGGGAGCCTTCTCCAGCATGGCCGCtggcatgggccccttactgGCCACCGTGTCCGGGGCCTCCGCCGGGGTCAGCGGACTGGAAAGCACGGTTATGGCCACAGCAGCGGCTCAAGGACTTTCTGGGGCGTCGGCAGCTGCGCTACCGTTTCATCTCCAACAGCACGTCCTGGCCTCTCAG GGCCTGGCCATGTCTCCCTTCGGAAGCCTCTTTCCATACCCCTACACCTACATGGCTGCGGCAGCCGCGGCCTCCTCCGCAGCCGGCAGCTCGGTTCACCGGCACCCTTTCCTCAGCGCCGTCCGCCCTCGCCTGAGGTACAGCCCCTACTCTCTCCCCGTGCCCCTGCCTGACGGCAGCAGCCTGCTGACCACTGCCCTGCCCACTGTGGCCAGCAGCACAGGGGAGGGCAAAGCTGGCAACATGGCAGCTAGCCCCGCTTCGGTGGCGTTGGACTCGGGCTCAGAACTCAACAGCAGGTCCTCAACTCTCTCCTCGGGCTCCGTGTCCCTGTCGCCCAAACTCTGCTCGGAAAAGGAAGCGACCAGCGAACTGCAGAACATCCAGCGTCTCGTGAGTGGACTTGAATCCAAGCAAGACAGATCCAGGAGTGGGTCTCCTTAA